The Rutidosis leptorrhynchoides isolate AG116_Rl617_1_P2 unplaced genomic scaffold, CSIRO_AGI_Rlap_v1 contig339, whole genome shotgun sequence genome includes a window with the following:
- the LOC139883005 gene encoding uncharacterized protein, giving the protein MVSQDGIEANIDKIRAIMDMAKPTDNKGVQRLTGQIAALGQFMSRSRDKCLPFFNALKRAFEWTLECREAFQELKRYLVSPPLLDKPTVGEPLFMYLTVSEVAVSVVLFKEEGGAGSLFTMPIEKTKADKYTQSDYPTQAIGLEKPKIEFWNMFFDGASKKSGNGAGIVLTSPDGFAIEYALALDFVSTNNEAEYEAMLAGLGLAQNLLVKNIRIHSDSQLVANQLIGDYEARSEMMGKYLKMVKALLGQFDHFEFIHVPRDQNQQADILSKLASGDLGGHRPTNIYRGVANTIDQHPLIAPIMCLPDWMTPIRSYILDGGLPDDSDEAQKFIRKSVKYTIIDGALYKSSTSGPFLRCLPRKMPTMLFVKHTKGYVDST; this is encoded by the exons ATGGTCTCTCAAGATGGAATCGAGGCGAACATCGACAAAATTCGTGCCATAATGGACATGGCCAAGCCAACTGACAATAAAGGTGTTCAACGCCTAACAGGTCAGATTGCTGCTCTCGGCCAGTTCATGTCGCGATCGAGAGATAAATGCTTACCTTTCTTCAACGCTTTGAAGAGGGCTTTTGAGTGGACTCTAGAGTGCCGAGAGGCCTTCCAAGAGCTGAAACGCTACTTAGTGTCGCCTCCTCTACTAGACAAGCCGACCGTTGGTGAGCCTTTGTTCATGTATCTCACCGTCTCCGAGGTGGCGGTCAGTGTCGTGCTTTTCAAAGAGGAAGGCGGTGCCGGAAGCCTATTTACTAT GCCGATCGAAAAGACCAAAGCTGATAAGTACACCCAGTCCGATTATCCCACCCAAGCTATCGGATTAGAAAAGCCAAAAATTGAGTTTTGGAATATGTTCTTTGATGGAGCCTCGAAAAAGTCGGGAAATGGAGCCGGTATTGTTCTTACAAGTCCCGATGGCTTTGCGATTGAGTACGCTCTTGCTCTAGACTTCGTCTCCACAAATAATGAAGCCGAGTACGAGGCCATGTTAGCCGGACTAGGTCTAGCTCAAAACCTCCTAGTGAAGAATATACGGATACATAGTGATTCTCAACTGGTGGCCAACCAACTAATCGGAGATTATGAAGCTAGGAGTGAAATGATGGGGAAGTATCTTAAGATGGTCAAAGCCTTACTCGGGCAATTTGATCACTTTGAATTCATCCATGTCCCAAGAGACCAGAACCAACAGGCCGACATTCTCTCAAAGTTGGCATCGGGGGACCTTGGAGGACATAGACCGACCAATATATACAGAGGTGTTGCAAACACCATCGATCAACATCCTTTGATAGCACCGATCATGTGCCTGCCAGATTGGATGACACCAATTCGATCTTACATCCTTGATGGGGGCCTGCCCGATGACTCGGATGAAGCTCAGAAGTTTATACGTAAATCTGTAAAGTACACAATCATCGATGGTGCTTTGTACAAGAGTTCTACGTCGGGTCCGTTCCTCAGGTGTCTCCCACGAAAGATGCCGACTATGCTCTTCGTGAAACACACGAAGGGATATGTGGACAGCACTTAG